In Helianthus annuus cultivar XRQ/B chromosome 8, HanXRQr2.0-SUNRISE, whole genome shotgun sequence, a single genomic region encodes these proteins:
- the LOC110902055 gene encoding uncharacterized protein LOC110902055, with amino-acid sequence MFQSVNETIFEHIATCKTSKDAWEVLHKAYRGEHRVKTVRLQTLRCEFDNLRMKESETIEDYVNRTTIIVNQLRMNEERIDEQRVIEKILRSLTRKYESVVVAIEESKDLNTISTEELLGILQSHELRLKQYDDASVEQAFQVQGNSYDRSRQFKNDMSGRGRGKGRNMFNGMIRCYNCQRIGHTARFCNKREDSDRSNNVMLHKEDVEDENDDTMFMIFNVEEVVKNDCWYLDSGCSNHMTGNKSLFINLNESDRREVKTGDDKRLEVLGCGEVKIRIKGQEKKIPNVFYVDGLKHNLLSVGQLVQKGYDVRFNDKGCTINDSSGYCMGTIKMTGTRCSR; translated from the coding sequence ATGTTCCAGTCAGTGAATGAAACAATATTCGAACATATTGCAACATGCAAAACATCAAAAGACGCGTGGGAAGTTTTGCACAAGGCATACAGAGGGGAGCACAGGGTTAAAACGGTAAGGCTTCAAACCCTAAGATGTGAATTCGATAATTTACGAATGAAAGAAAGTGAAACTATAGAAGATTATGTTAACCGTACCACGATAATAGTCAATCAATTACGTATGAATGAAGAACGAATAGATGAACAACGTGTAATTGAGAAAATTTTAAGAAGTTTGACTAGGAAGTATGAATCGGTTGTCGTGGCAATTGAAGAATCGAAAGATTTAAATACGATTTCCACTGAGGAATTGTTAGGTATTCTTCAATCACATGAATTAAGGTTAAAACAGTATGATGATGCGTCCGTAGAGCAAGCATTCCAAGTTCAAGGGAATAGTTATGATAGATCAAGACAGTTTAAGAATGATATGTCAGGAAGGGGACGAGGGAAAGGAAGAAACATGTTTAATGGTATGATTCGGTGTTACAATTGCCAAAGAATAGGGCATACGGCTAGGTTTTGTAACAAACGAGAAGATAGTGACAGATCAAATAATGTTATGTTACATAAGGAAGATGTAGAAGACGAGAATGATGACACTATGTTTATGATCTTTAATGTGGAAGAAGTAGTCAAGAATGATTGTTGGTACCTAGACAGTGGATGTAGCAATCACATGACAGGCAACAAAAGCCTGTTTATAAATCTGAATGAATCAGACCGAAGGGAAGTAAAAACTGGAGATGACAAGAGGTTAGAAGTTCTCGGTTGTGGAGAAGTTAAAATCAGAATCAagggacaagagaagaaaattcCAAATGTATTTTATGTGGATGGATTAAAACATAATCTATTAAGCGTCGGACAGTTAGTACAAAAGGGTTATGATGTAAGATTTAATGATAAGGGATGCACAATTAATGATTCATCTGGCTATTGCATGGGAACTATCAAGATGACGGGAACAAGATGTTCCCGTTGA